The Streptomyces sp. NBC_00335 DNA window CCAGCGGGCCCTGACCGAACCGCCGCCGACCGGGGAACGGGCCGCCGCGTGGTGGCCCCTGGTAGTGGCCGTGGAGCGGATCGTCGACGCGACGACGGCCGCCCGGGTCCGCGTCAACCACGGCGCGCACCCCCCGGGCCCCCAAGAGGTCAAGGCCATCGCCAAGGACCTCCGAGCCCTGGCCCAAGGCGTCCGCCGAGTCGACACCCCCACCCTGCTCCGCCCCACCCCACCCCCCGAGATCGACGAATCCTCCGTCCTCTCCCCGGTCCGCCAGGAACTAACAGCAGCAAGAGCCATCACGGACCCCACCCTCGGCTAAATCCACCCCGGCCGACCCAAATCCAGGCCCGCCGACCCAAATCCCGGCCCGCCGACCCATCCAGGCCCGGCGACCCAAATCCAACCCCGCCGGGCCAAATCCAGCCTCGCCGGCGTTTGAGGCGCGGGGTCTGGGGCGGAGCCCCAGGACACGGCGCCGCAGGTCACCAAGGGGCCGAGCCCAACCCCAGCCCCACCGGGCCAAACCCAACCCCGCCGGGCCACACCCAGCCCCGCCGGCGTTTGAGGCGCGGGGTCTGGGGCGGAGCCCCAGGACACGGCGCCGCAGGTCACCAAGGGGCCGAGCCCAAACCCAGCCCCGCCGGCGTTTGAGGCGCGGGGACCCGGGGGCGGAGCCCCAGGCAACGGCGCCGCACACACCCACCGGGCCGAGCCCAAATCCAGCCCCGCCGGCGTTTGAGGCGCGGGGGCCCGGGGGCGGAGCCCCAGGCAGCGGTGCCGCCCCGTCCCCCCAATGGCTCCGCCCCCGGGCCCACCCCGCCCCCACGAGGGAGCATCGGGATATGAGCCTCCGCCGGCGCAGCCGGGCGATCCTCCTCACGGCCGCCACGGCCACCCTGGCGGCCACGGCGGGCTGCGCCGACGTGGAGGGCCTCCAGGACGACGGAGACCTCGGCACCGCCCACGCCCCCCGCACCCTGTGGAAGAACATCCGCCCCGACCCCCCGGCCCCCGGCCAGCAGCCCGGCACGGCCACCGCCGTCCCCGGTCTCGCCAAGGTCCCCGAGCTGTCCATGCGGGGCGTGAACGCCGTGGACGTCGTACGGGCCGACATCACCGCCGCCACCGCCGCCGACGCCGGCACCGGCCGGCTCGTCGACCCCCGGGCGATCCAGCGCATCGCACTCTGCACACAGGCTGTGGACGGCGGCCCCGACTGCCCGGTCCGGCCCGCGGTGCTGGCCGATGTGACGGGCAACGGCAGGGAGGAGCTGATCACCGCCCTGGACATCGACGGCCGGCTCAGCGAGCTGCGCGTCTACACCGTCCAGGACGACGGGACGATCGCCCGCATCCTGTCGCGGCGCGCGGTCCTGGAGGGCGTGGAGGTGGCCGCCGAGCACCTGGCGGTCCGCGAGCCGACCTCGAACCCGAAGAAGGTCTCCATCTCCGACTACGTGTGGGACCCGGAGGCCGGGATCATGAACCTCGACCAGCTCACCCTCGACGAGTGCCCGAACCAGGGCAACACCTCCCCCTGCCCGGCCCCCCGCACGGGCACGGGCACCGGCTGAGGGGGGCCGGGACCCCGATGCTCCCGACGAGCAGCCTGCGCTGGAAGATCGCCATGACCACCACGGCGGTGTGCTGCGCCGTCGCGGCGGTGCTCGGCATCCTCGTGCACAACGTGGTCGCCCGCCAGCTCGTGGGCGAGGTCCGCAAGGACGTGGACCGGGAGCTGGACTACGCCCTGGCCCAGTACGAGTACGGCACCGCGCGCGGCGAAGGGAACAGCGCCCTCGACCCGCCCGGCCTCCCGGCCCCGCTGCGCGAGCTGGTCGCGCGCGGACTGACCGGCAGCATGACCGGCACCCAGGACGGCAAACCCGTCATGTGGGCGGCCGGCCCCGCCGACGGCAAGCCCCTCGCCGTCTGGGTCCCCTACGAGAGCACCCGCACCCAGCTCCGGGAGACCGACGTCGCCATCCTGGTCTCCGCCGTCCTCGCCGCCGGGGTGGTGGCCCTCGCCGGTCTCTTCCTCGCCAACCGCATCAGCCGCCGGCTCGCCACCACCGCCGCCGTGGCCCGCAGGATCAGCGCCGGGGACCTCGACGCACGCGTCGGGTTCCCCGCCGACGGGGAAGGGCCGCGCCCGCGCTCCCGCGACGAGGTGCGGGACGTGGCACAGGCCCTGGACTCGATGGCGGCCTCGCTCCAGGCCCGGCTGGAGGCGGAGAAGCGGTTCACGGCGGACGTCGCGCACGAACTGCGCACCCCGCTCACGGGATCCCTGGCCGCGGCCGCGCTGCTGCCCGAGGGCCGGCCCAAGGAGATGATCAACGACCGGCTGGGGGCCCTGCACCTGCTCACCGAGGACCTGCTGGAGATCTCCCGGCTGGACTCGGGCGTCGAACGGGCCGACCTGGCCCGGGTGGAGCTCGGCCGCGCGGTGGAGCGGGCGGCGGCGAGCACCGGGCTGCCCGTCGCGGTACGGATCGAGCGGGACGCGGTGGTGCTCACCGACCGGCGCCGGCTGGACCGGATCCTGGCCAACCTGCTGGTCAACGCCCACAAGCACGGGCAGCCACCGATCGAAGTGACCGTCACCGGCCCGCTGGTGACCGTACGGGACCACGGACCCGGCTATCCGCCCGAGCTGATCGAGCAGGGCCCGCGGCGCTTCCGTACCGGGGATCCGGGACGCGGACGGGGCCACGGGCTCGGCCTGACCATCGCCGCCGGGCAGGCGGAGGTGCTGGAGATCGATCTGCGCTTCTCCAACGCCCCCGACGGGGGCGCGGTGACCACGCTGCTGCTTCCGGTCGGGCGCCTGACGGAAGGCAGTTGAGGGGCGCCGGTCGATGTTTCACGTGAAACATCCACGAACATCGACAAGCATCGACCGGTGCCCCTCGGGTCAACTCACCTCGGCTCAGGCGTCAGACGTCAGGCGTCAGGCGTCAGGCGTCAGACATCAGACCCCGATGTTCCTGCCGTCCTTCCGCCAGACCGAGACGACCGACGGGCGGACGATCTTGCCGGGACCGTCGGGCCACACCGACTGCGGCTTCTCGACGGACGCGCCGTCGATCTCGCCCGGGTGCTGCACGGCGACCAGGACGCGCTTGTCCTGGATGATCGGGCCGCAGGTCTCGGCACCGCGCGGGACGGTCAGGAACTGCTTCAGCTCACCGCGGCGGTCACCGGCGGTCGCGACACCGAACAGGCCGTCGTGCGAGCCGAGCTGGTTGCCGTCCGTGGAGATCCACAGGTTGCCGTGCGGGTCGAACGCCACGTTGTCCGGGCAGGAGATCGGGCTGACCTTGTCCTTCGGGAAGCCCGCGAAGTAGGTCGCCGGGTCGTTCGGGTCACCGGCGACCAGGAAGAGGCGCCAGGCGAAGCCGTCGCCGGCCGCGTCGTCGAAGTTCTCGGCGAGCTCCAGGATCTGGCCGTGCTTGTTCAGGTTGCGCGGGTTGGCCTCGGTCGCGCCTTCCTTGCCCGGCTTGCCGCGGTCCGTGTTGTTCGTCAGCGCGATGTAGACGCGGCCGGTGCGCGGGGACGGCTCGACGTCCTCGGGGCGGTCCATCTTGGTCGCGCCGACCTTGTCACCGGCCAGGCGCGTGAAGACGGACACCTCTTCGGCGGTCATGCCCTCGACGTGCGAGACGTTCCCGGAGGGGGAGGAGGTGAGGAGCTTGATCCAGACACCGGAGCCGTCGAACTCGCCGTCGGTGGGGAGCTTGCCGGAGCCGTCGGTCTCGGCGGCCGGGGTGTCGCCGGTGAGCTTCGCGACGTAGAGGGTGCCCTCGTCGAGCAGCGTGAGGTTGTGCTCCTTCGCCGCGCGGGAGTCGCCCTTCTTCATACGCTTCGACGAGACGAACTTGTAGAAGTAGTCGAAGCGCTCGTCGTCGCCCATGTAGACGACCGGGCGGCCGTCCTCGGTCAGGCGGGGCTGCGCGGCCTCGTGCTTGAAGCGGCCGAGCGCGGTGCGCTTGCGCGGGACGGAGTTCACGTCGTACGGGTCCAGCTCGACGACCCAGCCGAAGCGGTGCGACTCGTTGGGCTCCTGCGCGACGTCGAAGCGCTTGTCGAACCGCTCCCACTTGCGCTCGGTGGCACCGGACGTCACGCCGTAGCGCTTCAGGCGGGCGGCCGCGGTCGGGTCGGTGACCTGGCCGGCGTTGCCGAAGTACTGGTTGAAGTTCTCCTCGCCGTGGAGGGTGGTGCCCCACGGGGTGGTGCCGCCGGCGCAGTTGTTGAGGGTGCCGAGCGCCTTGGTGCCGGTGGCGTCGACCGAGGTCTTCACCAGGTCGGAGCCGGCGGCCGGACCGGTCAGCTTGAACTCGCTGGTGGCGGTCAGGCGGCGGTTGAGGCGGTGGCGGTGGACGGCGGTCAGCTTGCCGCTGCGGTGGTCCTCCTGGACCACGACCACGGACAGGCCGTGCGCGGCCCAGGCGATCTCGACCTGCTCGCGGGTCGGGTTCGCCGAGTCGTACGCCTTGAACATGAGCTGCTCGTCCGTGTACTCGTGGTTGGCCACGAGCAGCTGCTGGCGCTCGTAGTCGCCGCCGAGCGGGAGCAGGCTCAGGAAGTCGTTGTTGTAGCCGAACTGACCGGCCTGGGCGGCGGCGGTCTGGTTGTCCGGGTTGAAGCCCGGGGCACCCTTGACGATCGGGTCGCCCCAGCGGATGACCACGTTCTGCTCGTGGCCCTCGGGGACGGTGACCTGGTCGGCGGTGTTCGGCGCGACCGGCTTGAAGCGCAGACCGCGGGCACCCTCGGCGTTGACCCCGGCGGCGCCGGCGCGCTGCGCCTCGACCGTCGGGTCCGCGGAGGCGGCGGAGCCGTTGCCGCTCAGCGTGATGGCCGTACCGGCGGCCGAGGCGACCGTGACGACGGCGGCGGAGCGGAGCATCGCGCGGCGGGAGTAGGCACGGGCTATGACGTCACCGGCGTACTCGTTGTCGCTGGTGTTCGGCACCTCGTGGAAGCAGGCGTCGCCGCAGCGGTAGCGGCAGGTGAGAGCGGAACGGCCGCCGCCATGAGAAGTGCCGATGAGCGGCAGGAGCTTGCGCACGAGTGTCCTCCGTAGATGCACGGTCCCCGACAACGTGTCGGAACAATCCGTCGGTGACGCTATGGGCGGGTTGCGCCGAAGCGGCGGCCGCTGGGTGAACGCCCGGTGAATCCGGCACGTCGGGGCGGCAGTTCGGGGGCGGAACGGGTGTGTTTGAGCACCGGGCGCCACGAAAGGTGCCCCTCCCGAAGTTCCAGCCAAGGGGCCGATAACCTTACGTGTCCACTCTGGGCAGGGATCTACCGCGCAGCTCGGACAAATGATGCACGCACTCATGCGAAAGGCCTGGCCCATGGGTATTCGGAGCTTGTTGCGCAAGGTGTTCGGACGGACCTCAGAATCGGTTCCGGAGACGACCGGCACCACTTCGGCGGCCCTCCCGAGCCAGACCGAACGCACCCCCCTGGACGCGGCGGCCGAGCTGGTCGCCGCCTCCTTCGACAACCCCACTGTTCCCCCGCAGTCCACCCCCCGGGACCTCGAACCGGGCACGGTGCTCACCGCCCCGGCCCCGGCCCCCAACCCGGACCCCACGGTCCCGGAGGCCCGCCGGTCCTCCACCGGGGGTTCGTCGGCAACCCCCGCGACTCCGTCCACCACGACGGCCCCGGCCGCAGCCGAAGCGGAGCCCGTAGCCGCCGAAGCGGAACCGGCCGCCGAGGAGGAGCCCCCGGCTGCCGCAGCCGAGGTTGCGACCGAGGCCGTGGCCGAAGCCGAGCCCGAGGCTGTGGCTGTGGCTGAAGCCGAGGCCGAAGCCGAGCCCGAGGCTGTGGCCGAGGCCAAGGCCGAAGCCGAGCCCGAGGCCGAACCGGCCGCCGAGGCAACGCCGGAGCCCGCCACCACCGAGCCGGAGCCCGTCGCGGCCGAGGCCGAGGCCACCGCCGAGGTGGCGGAGGCCGAAGCCGAGCCCCTCGACGCTCCGGCGGCCGAGGCCGAAGCCGCCACCCCCGAGGTCGAGGCCGAGCCGGTCGCCGCCGAGGCGGAGGCCGAACCGGCCCTGGCCGCGGCGCCCGAGGAGGAGCCCGCCGCCGAGGCGGACACCGAGCCGCAGGGCGACGTAGCCACCCCGGAAGCGGACACCGAGGCCGAGGCCGAGCCGCAGCCCGAGGCGGAGCCCGTCGCGGCCCAGGCCGAGGTCATCACCGAGGCGGAGCCCGAGGCCGCCGAGGCCGAGCCGGTCGCGGCCGAAGCCGAAGCCGAGCCCGTAGCGGCCGACGCCGAGGTCGACGCCGAGGTCGACGCCAAGGTCGACGCCGAGGACGAGCTCCTCACCGCCGATGCCGCCGCAGGCGGCCCCGCGCACAGCCTCGCCGCCCTCAAGCGGCAGGCGCCCCCGCTGGCGGCCGCGTACAAGGCCGCCGGACAGGCCCTGCGCACGAAGGGCAAGGCCGGCGCCCGCGCCACCGTGTTCCTCGTGCTCGACCGGTCGGGCTCGATGCGCCCGTTCTACAAGGACGGCAGCGTCCAGCACCTCGCCGACCACGCCCTCGCCCTCGCCGCGCACCTCGACGAAGAGGCCACCGTCCGTACGGTGTTCTTCTCCACCGAGCTGGACGGTACGGCCGACCTGTCCCTCGACGCCTACGACGAGGCCTGGGTCGAGACCCGCCACGCGGAGCTCGGCCGGATGGGCCGCACGAGCTACCACGTCGCCGTGGAGGCCGTCGTGGAGCGCTACCAGAAGGACGGCGGCGAGGGTCCGGCCCTGGTCGTCTTCCAGACGGACGGCGCGCCCGACAGCGTCCGCCCCGCCCGCCAGGCGATCGCCGACGCCGCCACCGCGGCCCCCGGCATCCACTGGCAGTTCGTCGCCTTCGGCGAGGACGACGCCAAGGCCTTCGACTTCCTGCGCAAGCTGTCCGCCGACTCCGACAACGCCGGCTTCTTCCACGCCGGCCCCGCCCCGGCCGAACTGACCTCGGCGGCCCTCCTCAAGGGCCTGCTGGAGAAGTTCTAGGAGCAACGGAAGAAGGGCCCGGGATCCGTACGGATCCCGGGCCCTTCTTCATGTGACGGCTTACTGGTGCGGCTTGACGGCCTTGTCGACCGGCTCGCTCGTCTTCGTCTCCACCGGCTTGCGCAGCGCGATGTTCAGCTCGCGCAGGCGGGACTCCTCCAGGATGGTGGGCGCGCCCATCATCAGGTCCTGCGCGTTGCCGTTGAGCGGGAAGGCGATGGTCTCGCGGATGTTCGGCTCGTCGGCGAGCAGCATCACGATGCGGTCCACGCCCGGGGCGATGCCGCCGTGCGGCGGGGCGCCGAGGCGGAAGGCGCGCAGCATGCCGGCGAACTCGCGCTCGACGGTCTCGGCCTCGTAACCGGCGATCTCGAAGGCCTTCAGCATGACCTCGGGCTCGTGGTTGCGGATGGCGCCGGAGGACAGCTCGATGCCGTTGCAGACGATGTCGTACTGCCAGGCCAGGATGTCGAGCGGGTCCTTCTCCTCCAGGTCCTTCATGCCGCCCTGCGGCATGGAGAACGGGTTGTGGGAGAAGTCGATCTTGCCGGTCTCCTCGTCCGCCTCGAACATCGGGAAGTCGACGATCCAGCAGAAGCGGAAGACGTCCTCCTCGAACTGTCCGGCGCGCTTGGAGGCCTCGACGCGGACGCCCGCCATGATCTTGGAGACCTCGTCGAACTCGCCCGCGCCGAAGAACACGGCGTGACCGGCGGCGAGGCCGAGGCGCTCGGTGAGGACCTTGACGTTCTCCTCGGTGAGGAACTTGGCGATCGGGCCGGTCAGGCCGCCGTCCTCGCCCACGCGGACCCAGGCCAGGCCCTTGGCGCCCAGCGAGATCGCGTACTCGCCGAGGCCGTCGAAGAACTTGCGGGGCTGGGCGGCGGTGTCCGGGACGGCCAGCGCGCGCACGTGCTTGCCGGCGAACGCCTTGAACTCCGAGCCCTCGAACACGTCGGTGATGTCGACGAGCTCCAGCTTGGAACGCAGGTCGGGCTTGTCGTTGCCGTACTTCATCATCGACTCGCGGAAGGGGATCCGCGGGAACGGCGAGGTGACCGGGCGGCCCTTGCCGAACTCGGTGAAGATCTCCGTCATCAGCCGCTCGATGGGCTGGAAGACGTCCTCCTGCTCGACGAAGGACATCTCGACGTCGAGCTGGTAGAACTCGCCCGGCGAACGGTCGGCGCGGGCGTCCTCGTCGCGGAAGCAGGGCGCGATCTGGAAGTACCGGTCGAAGCCGGAGATCATCAGCAGCTGCTTGAACTGCTGCGGCGCCTGCGGGAGCGCGTAGAACTTGCCCGGGTTCAGGCGGGACGGGACCACGAAGTCACGGGCGCCCTCGGGGGAGGTCGCGGTGAGGATCGGGGTCGCCATCTCGTTGAAGCCGAGGGCCACCATCTTGGAGCGGATGGAGGCGATGACGGCCGAGCGCAGCATGATGTTGCGGTGCATGCGCTCGCGGCGCAGGTCGAGGAAGCGGTACTCCAGACGGCGCTCCTCGTTCACCCCGTCGTCCGTGTTGATGGTGAAGGGCAGCGGGGCGGCGGCGCCGAGCACCTCGACCGCGGTGACCTCGACCTCGATGTCGCCGGTGGCGAGCTCGGGGTTGACGTTGTCCGCGCCGCGGGAGACGACCTTGCCGTCGATGCGGACGACGGTCTCCTTGGTGACGCTGCTGAGCGCCTCGTTCGCGGCGGTGCCGGGACGGGCGACGAGCTGCGTGATGCCGTAGTGGTCACGCAGATCGATGAAGAGGATGCCGCCCAGGTCTCGACGATTGTGCAGCCAGCCGCTCAGCCGGACGTCGGAGGCGACGTCGGAGGCACGAAGCTCGCCGCACGTGTGGGACCTGTACCGATGCATCAGTCATCCAGTTCTACGTGATACCAGGGTGGATTCAACCGTCCCAAGGTTACCGTCCGGGGCGCGAGCCCGTGCGGGCCCGTGCGGGGCCGCCCTCCGGGGGTGGTGAACAGGCACGTCAGGCGGATGACCTGTAAAGATGACCGGGTGCGCACAGAGGACGTCCTGGCCGCCATCGCGACCGGATTGTGGCGATGGGACAACGCGTCCGGGACGGTCACCCTCGACAGCGAGGCCGCCCGGCTGCTCGGGCTGCCCGCCGAGCCCGTCGCGCTGCCCGAGGTCGCCGTGCGCTCGCGCTTCCACCCGGTGGACTGGAACGAGATCAACGGCATCGTGAACCTCGCGGTCGCCGAGGGCACCCTCGCCGAGGCCCGGCTGCGGATCATGGACGAGGACGGGCGCGTGCTGCGCACCGTGCGCAGCCGCTCGAAGCCGCTGGAGAACCGCACCGCGGACGGCCGCCTCGACTACGAGCTGATCGGCACCATCCAGGAAATAGCCGAGGCCCAGCCCGGCACCACCGCCGTACACACCCCCATCACCGGCGACTGGCGCCGCTCGCGCGAGGCGTTCCTGCTCGACGCCGGGCGGGCGCTGGCCGAGGCCCGCTCCACCGCCGAGGTGCTGCGGGTGGCGGCCTCGCTGTCCATGCCCGGGTTCATCCCCGACGGCCTGGCCGTCTTCGGCGTGTCCGGCGACCGGCTGTCGATCATCGGGCACCACGGGCACGATCCCGGGGACGAGGGCCCCTTCGCGGACATGCCGCTGCACACCGACTACCCGGCCGCGGAGGTCGTCCGTACCGGGCGGGCGATCTACCTGCCGAGCCCCGACGACTACAAGCGGCGCTTCCCGGCCACCTGGCCGCTCGCCCAGCGCTTCGACCGGATCTCCTGGGCCTTCCTGCCGCTGATCGTCGCCGGACGGACCATGGGCGCCTGGATGGCCGCCTTCAAGCACCCGGTGTCCTTCTCCCCCGACGAGCGCTCCGTCCTGACGACGGTGGCCCGGATGCTCGCGCAGGCCCTCCAGCGCGCCGGTGTGGCCGAATCCGAGCGGGAGCTGACCACGGGCCTGCAGCGCTCGATGATGCCCCAGCTCGGCCCCGAGATCCCCGGGATGACCCTCGCCGCGCGCTACGTGCCGACCGGCGGCGGGCTCCAGGTCGGCGGCGACTGGTACGACATGATCCCGCTGCCGTCGGGACGGTTCGCGCTGGTCATCGGCGACGTCCAGGGCCACGACGTACGAGCGGCCGGGCTCATGGGCCAGCTCCGGATCGCGGTGCGCGCGTACGCCTCCGAGGGCCACCGGCCCGACGCGGTGCTCTCGCGCGCCTCCCGCTTCCTGGCGGGCCTGTGCTCGGAGCAGGACACGGGGCCGGGGACGGGCGCGGACACGAGCGGGTACTCCGATTTCCAGAGCCCGCGCTTCGCGACCTGCCTGTACGTGGAGTGCGATCCGCAGACCGGCCTGCTGGAGGTGGCCCGCGCCGGGCACCCCGACCCGGCGGTGCGGATGGCCGACGGCACGGTGCTGATGCGGCCCACGGCGGGCGGGCTGCCGCTCGGCATCGTGCCGGACACCGACTACCCGACGACGCGGTTCACCCTGGAACCCGGCGAGACGATGATGCTCTGCACCGACGGGCTCATCGAGACGGGCGGGCACGACCTCGACACGGGCTGGGCCCGGCTGCGGGCCATCCTGGAGTCGCAGACCCCCGACCCCCAGGACCCGGAGCCCCGCCACCTGGAGCGGCTGGCAGACCTGCTGGTCCAGGCGGTGCACGGCCCGTCCTCGCACCACACCACCGGCCCGCTGGCCGACCGGCGCGAGGACGACATCGCCGTCGTCCTGCTCTGCCGCGAGGGCGAGGGCTGCGGCTGCGAGACCCCGCTGCTGCACCCGTCGCGGCCGGCCCGGCGCACGATGACCACCGTCGCCCAGGCGGAGCCGGAGCGGGTCGCGGGGGTCCGCCAGCAGATCCGGGAGCTGCTGCACGACTGGGCGGACCCGGAGCAGGTCGACGCGGCGGTGCTGATGGTCTCCGAGATGCTGACGAACGTACTGGTCCACACGGACGGGGACGCGCTGCTGATCGCCGAGGCGGTGGGCGAGCTCGGCTCGCGCCGGCTGCGGGTGGAGGTGGCGGACGCCTCCGACGAGCTGCCGCACAAGCGGCACCCCGGGGAGATGGCGTCGAGCGGGCGGGGCGTCCTGCTGCTGGAGATGCTGGCGGACGACTGGGGCGTCGACCCGCGCGGCGAGGGCAAGTCCACCTGGTTCGTGCTCCTCGAACAGTCCAAGCCCGACGAGCCGTAGATCACACCCGCGTACAACCATCCCGCGGGGTCGGCGGTCCTTTCAGCGGTCGGTCCAGTGACCGACCGCTGAACGCGTCTCCGGGGGGACATATGAAGAAGCGCATCCTTGCCCTGCTCTGCACGGCGACAGCCGTGGGGGCCGTATTGGCCGGGCCCACGGCGGCCCACGCCGCGGACCCCTACAGGTTGCTGAAGGCAGAGATGGAGTACGAGAGGGTCGTCCTGGACTTCGGCGCCCCGGAGCAGCCCGATGGCCTCAAGGTGCACGTGCGCAAGAAGGGCACGACCGAGCGG harbors:
- a CDS encoding VWA domain-containing protein is translated as MGIRSLLRKVFGRTSESVPETTGTTSAALPSQTERTPLDAAAELVAASFDNPTVPPQSTPRDLEPGTVLTAPAPAPNPDPTVPEARRSSTGGSSATPATPSTTTAPAAAEAEPVAAEAEPAAEEEPPAAAAEVATEAVAEAEPEAVAVAEAEAEAEPEAVAEAKAEAEPEAEPAAEATPEPATTEPEPVAAEAEATAEVAEAEAEPLDAPAAEAEAATPEVEAEPVAAEAEAEPALAAAPEEEPAAEADTEPQGDVATPEADTEAEAEPQPEAEPVAAQAEVITEAEPEAAEAEPVAAEAEAEPVAADAEVDAEVDAKVDAEDELLTADAAAGGPAHSLAALKRQAPPLAAAYKAAGQALRTKGKAGARATVFLVLDRSGSMRPFYKDGSVQHLADHALALAAHLDEEATVRTVFFSTELDGTADLSLDAYDEAWVETRHAELGRMGRTSYHVAVEAVVERYQKDGGEGPALVVFQTDGAPDSVRPARQAIADAATAAPGIHWQFVAFGEDDAKAFDFLRKLSADSDNAGFFHAGPAPAELTSAALLKGLLEKF
- the aspS gene encoding aspartate--tRNA ligase, translating into MHRYRSHTCGELRASDVASDVRLSGWLHNRRDLGGILFIDLRDHYGITQLVARPGTAANEALSSVTKETVVRIDGKVVSRGADNVNPELATGDIEVEVTAVEVLGAAAPLPFTINTDDGVNEERRLEYRFLDLRRERMHRNIMLRSAVIASIRSKMVALGFNEMATPILTATSPEGARDFVVPSRLNPGKFYALPQAPQQFKQLLMISGFDRYFQIAPCFRDEDARADRSPGEFYQLDVEMSFVEQEDVFQPIERLMTEIFTEFGKGRPVTSPFPRIPFRESMMKYGNDKPDLRSKLELVDITDVFEGSEFKAFAGKHVRALAVPDTAAQPRKFFDGLGEYAISLGAKGLAWVRVGEDGGLTGPIAKFLTEENVKVLTERLGLAAGHAVFFGAGEFDEVSKIMAGVRVEASKRAGQFEEDVFRFCWIVDFPMFEADEETGKIDFSHNPFSMPQGGMKDLEEKDPLDILAWQYDIVCNGIELSSGAIRNHEPEVMLKAFEIAGYEAETVEREFAGMLRAFRLGAPPHGGIAPGVDRIVMLLADEPNIRETIAFPLNGNAQDLMMGAPTILEESRLRELNIALRKPVETKTSEPVDKAVKPHQ
- a CDS encoding PhoX family protein, encoding MRKLLPLIGTSHGGGRSALTCRYRCGDACFHEVPNTSDNEYAGDVIARAYSRRAMLRSAAVVTVASAAGTAITLSGNGSAASADPTVEAQRAGAAGVNAEGARGLRFKPVAPNTADQVTVPEGHEQNVVIRWGDPIVKGAPGFNPDNQTAAAQAGQFGYNNDFLSLLPLGGDYERQQLLVANHEYTDEQLMFKAYDSANPTREQVEIAWAAHGLSVVVVQEDHRSGKLTAVHRHRLNRRLTATSEFKLTGPAAGSDLVKTSVDATGTKALGTLNNCAGGTTPWGTTLHGEENFNQYFGNAGQVTDPTAAARLKRYGVTSGATERKWERFDKRFDVAQEPNESHRFGWVVELDPYDVNSVPRKRTALGRFKHEAAQPRLTEDGRPVVYMGDDERFDYFYKFVSSKRMKKGDSRAAKEHNLTLLDEGTLYVAKLTGDTPAAETDGSGKLPTDGEFDGSGVWIKLLTSSPSGNVSHVEGMTAEEVSVFTRLAGDKVGATKMDRPEDVEPSPRTGRVYIALTNNTDRGKPGKEGATEANPRNLNKHGQILELAENFDDAAGDGFAWRLFLVAGDPNDPATYFAGFPKDKVSPISCPDNVAFDPHGNLWISTDGNQLGSHDGLFGVATAGDRRGELKQFLTVPRGAETCGPIIQDKRVLVAVQHPGEIDGASVEKPQSVWPDGPGKIVRPSVVSVWRKDGRNIGV
- a CDS encoding SpoIIE family protein phosphatase, producing the protein MRTEDVLAAIATGLWRWDNASGTVTLDSEAARLLGLPAEPVALPEVAVRSRFHPVDWNEINGIVNLAVAEGTLAEARLRIMDEDGRVLRTVRSRSKPLENRTADGRLDYELIGTIQEIAEAQPGTTAVHTPITGDWRRSREAFLLDAGRALAEARSTAEVLRVAASLSMPGFIPDGLAVFGVSGDRLSIIGHHGHDPGDEGPFADMPLHTDYPAAEVVRTGRAIYLPSPDDYKRRFPATWPLAQRFDRISWAFLPLIVAGRTMGAWMAAFKHPVSFSPDERSVLTTVARMLAQALQRAGVAESERELTTGLQRSMMPQLGPEIPGMTLAARYVPTGGGLQVGGDWYDMIPLPSGRFALVIGDVQGHDVRAAGLMGQLRIAVRAYASEGHRPDAVLSRASRFLAGLCSEQDTGPGTGADTSGYSDFQSPRFATCLYVECDPQTGLLEVARAGHPDPAVRMADGTVLMRPTAGGLPLGIVPDTDYPTTRFTLEPGETMMLCTDGLIETGGHDLDTGWARLRAILESQTPDPQDPEPRHLERLADLLVQAVHGPSSHHTTGPLADRREDDIAVVLLCREGEGCGCETPLLHPSRPARRTMTTVAQAEPERVAGVRQQIRELLHDWADPEQVDAAVLMVSEMLTNVLVHTDGDALLIAEAVGELGSRRLRVEVADASDELPHKRHPGEMASSGRGVLLLEMLADDWGVDPRGEGKSTWFVLLEQSKPDEP
- a CDS encoding sensor histidine kinase, whose translation is MLPTSSLRWKIAMTTTAVCCAVAAVLGILVHNVVARQLVGEVRKDVDRELDYALAQYEYGTARGEGNSALDPPGLPAPLRELVARGLTGSMTGTQDGKPVMWAAGPADGKPLAVWVPYESTRTQLRETDVAILVSAVLAAGVVALAGLFLANRISRRLATTAAVARRISAGDLDARVGFPADGEGPRPRSRDEVRDVAQALDSMAASLQARLEAEKRFTADVAHELRTPLTGSLAAAALLPEGRPKEMINDRLGALHLLTEDLLEISRLDSGVERADLARVELGRAVERAAASTGLPVAVRIERDAVVLTDRRRLDRILANLLVNAHKHGQPPIEVTVTGPLVTVRDHGPGYPPELIEQGPRRFRTGDPGRGRGHGLGLTIAAGQAEVLEIDLRFSNAPDGGAVTTLLLPVGRLTEGS